GCCGGTGTGGACGCCCTGGGCGGCCAGGCCGGAGACGGTGCCGGGCAGGTCGGTGTAGCCGCAGCCGTAGCCGTCGTTGGGCAGGAACCAGCCGGAGGGCATGTCGGCGGCGCGGGCGTCGGTGGCGTAGCCGACCGCGTCGGGGGTGGTCTGGTGGCGCAGCCGGTCGTGGTCGCCGCTGTAGGCGGGGTTGGAGGCGTTGAAGCAGTCGGCGTTGCCGAGTTCGAGGCCCCAGATCGGGGCGAGGAAGGGCTTGCCGGTGACGTCGGTGTAGGCGTTCAGAACGTCCTTGAGCGAGTTCCCGGCGAAGTACCAGGCGTCGAAGCGCTGTTCGTTGTGGGTGAGCCGGGTCGGCGCGCCGAAGTCGTAGCTGCCCGGGGCCCAGGTGTTGCGCATCACCCCGTAGCCGTTGGTGGACATGTAGAACGGGGCCGGGCTGGCGTTGCTGTTCTCGGTCCAGGAGTTGGTCACGGCGACCGGGACGGTCTTGTCGCGCAGCGCCCAGTCGCCCAGGTGCAGGCCGGTGCCGTAGAACTGCTCGTCGGCGCCGCGGCCCAGGTACTGGGTGGTCTGGCCGCTGGTCCAACTGGTCGGCTGGGACTCGGCCCAGAGCAGGGTGGTGTTGTCGGCGCGGTAGAGCGCGAAGGTGAGCGGCGCCTTGTTGATCCGCAGCGAGATCGCCGAGGTGCCGATCCGCCAGTAGCTCCCGGCGTCGGTGAGGGTGGCGGTGACGGCGCCGAAGGCGGTGGTGGTGGCCAGGTCGGTGCCGGCCGGGTCGTCGGTGAACGCGCCGTTCGGGCTGAGCCAGATCCGGAAGATGTCGGTGCGGGCGAGCTGGACCCGGGCGACCGCGCTGCCGGAGGTGGTGACGGTGAAGGTGGTGCCCGAGCGGGTGACCGCGGTGGCGTTCCCGGCGGTGGCGGCGTGGGCGGCCGGGGCGGGGCCGAGGGCCGCGAACAGGGCCGCGACGGTCAGCAGGACGACGGAGAGCACGAGGGAACGGCGCCCTCCGCTGCCGGGCCTGGGCAGCGGGGGGCGCGGGACGGAACGCATCGGTGGATGCCTCCTCGGTGGTGATCGGGGGCGGTGGAGGGTGACCGCGGGGCCCGGGACCCGGCGCGAGGCTGCCGGGCGGACCTGCGGGACGCTGCGCTGTGCTGTCGACCGGACGGGGCGTCAGGCCCCGCCCAGCGGAGCGGGATCGGGGGCTCCGCCGGTTCGCCGGTGGGCCGGGTTTGACCGGTGTACATCGCAGCAGCAGGCCGACGTGACGTCAAGTGCTCGATCGGGCGCAGTTTCGAACATCTTCGCGCAGAACGCGCAGCGGGGATGCGCGGAACGGCGGCGGGAGGGGGCGGGGGAACGGCTGCGGGAGGGGGCGGGGGAGCGGCCGCGGGAGGGCGCCGGGAACGCCGAGAACACCGGGAACGCCGGGAACGCCGGGAACATCGGGAACGCCGTCGCCCCGCCGGGTGGGCGGGGCGACGGCGGTGCGGGGGAGCGGCGGTGCGGGGGCGGGTCAGCCGTGGTTGACCGTGAGGGCGTAGAAGGCGACCCGGGCGCCCTTGGTGGTGCTGTCCGAGGAGGACTGGTTGTAGGAGCCGGCCTTGAAGTACTGGTGGTAGGCGTTGAAGGAGGACGGGATCGGGTAGTGGGTGGTGCTGCCGTTGACCGTCAGGTCGATGGTGTTGCCGCCGGAGACGGCGATGGTGTAGCTCCACTTGGCGCCCACCGCGACGTGGCCCACGGTGTGGGTGGTCTGCCCGCCGTCGGGGGAGTTCTCCACGCCCGCCACGATGTCGCCGCTCGCCCGGTAGTAGAGCTCGATCAGCGGCTTGGTGGAGGAGCCGCCGGAGCCGAGGTGGATCTGGCCGACGCAGACGTTGGAGGTCACCGAGACCACCCGCAGGGTCGCGGCCAGCCGGTGGCTACCGGCCAGCGCCCAGTCGGCCGCGCCGCCGTTCGGGTTCATCTCGCGCAGCTCGGAGCGGGCGTAGTGGGAGTTGGGCGTGGTGACGCCCTTCTCCGGGGCCCAGAAGGTCATCGCGCCGTCGCCGCCGTCGGTGTAGAAGTACGCGTCGTGGAAGCCGTTCGGGCCCTGGAGCGCGGCGGAGGAGACAGTGGTGGGCGAGCCGGGGGAGCCGACCGGTTCCTGGAGCTGCCAGCGCGAGAGGTCGAAGTTGCCGCCGGGGGAGACCGCGGGGTTCAGGCCGCCGGCGGGCGGGGTGGAGCCGGTGGGCGGGTTCCACTGCTGGTTCGTCCCGCCGGTGCAGGTCCACAGTTGCAGCGGGGTGCCGTTGGCGGTGGACCGGTCGGTGACGTCCAGGCACTTGCCCGCGCCGGTGTTGACCAGCCCGCCGTCGGCGGTCCACTGCTGGGCGGCGGTGCCGTTGCAGTCGTACAGCTGCACCCTGGTGCCGTTGGCGGTGCCGGCCGCCGCGGCGTCCAGGCACTTGCCGAGCGCGCGGACGGTGTGGTCGGAGGTGTCCACCGTCCAGCTCTGCGCGGCGGTGCCGTTGCAGTCGTAGAGCTGGACGGCGGTGCCGTTGGCGGTGGCGGCTGCGGCGACGTCGACGCACTTGCCGCCGAGGCCGGTGATCGGGCCGGTGGTGGTCGCGGCGGAGGCGGCGGGGCCGAACAGGCCCAGGGTGCCGACGACACCGGCGGCGGTGGCCGCCGCGAGGAGGGGGGAACGGCGCTTCATGGGAGTCCTTGGTCGCTCGTGGTGGGGGCCCGGATCGCGAGCGCGGATGCGGGGACACGGGGGCGCGGGGCGCTGTCCGACGGGGCGGTCCGGTGGGGGTCGCGCACCCGGGGGAGCCGATGGACAGCAAACCTTACTGACGATCCGCCGGAATCCTGCTGGCTTGCCAAGACCCTGTCAAGATGCGGCGGGTGCGCCGGGCGGCGCTGCCCGGCCGGGTCACGGTTGCCCCAAGCCCCCTCCCGGGCGCGGGAGTTCCGCGTTAGATTGCCGCGGTACGGGCACCGTACGGGGAGGCCGGGGTGAGGTTCGGATGAGCAACCAGATCGTCAAGGCCCTGGAGCACGGCGCGCAGAAACTCGGCCGGACGCTCGCCGAGGACGCCGGCAAGGCGCTGAAGGACTTCTACCGCAAGGCCGGCGACAACCTCAGGACCGTCGCGAGGAACACCCGCGAGATCGAGGCCAAGCACGTCAAGGACCTCGAGAGGATCATGCGCGGCGAGGGGCGGGACGGCGTCCCGCACCCGCGCCCGGGCGGCGGACGCGGCCGGGGGAGCGGGCCGCTGGGCCGGCGCGGGCGGCGCGGGCAGTCCGTGGACGGGAACTCCGGCTGCCACACCGCCGGCGACCCGGTGGACGTGGTCTCGGGCCAGGTCGTCACCGCCGAACGGGACCTGGTGCTGGCCGGGCTGCTGCCGGTGGTGCTGCGCCGCTCGTACGCGTCGGGGTACGTCGGGGGCCGGCTGTTCGGGCAGGGCTGGTCGTCCACGCTGGACCAGCGGGTGGAGGTCGACGCCACCGGGGTGCACTACGCGGGCGACGACGCGCAGATCCTGCACTACCCGCTGCCGCCGCGCCCCGGGGCCCGGGTGCTGCCGGACGGCGGGGCGCGCTGGCCGCTGACCTGGGACGCCGACGGGGGCTTCCGGATCGAGGACCCGGGCACCGGCCTGGTGCGGCACTTCGCCGACCCCGGCCCCGGCGGGGCGTACCGGATCGGCGAGGTCCGCCCGATCTCGGCGATCAGCGACCGCAACGGGCACCGGATCGCGTTCCGGCCCGACCCGGACGGCGTGCCCCGCGAGGTCGTCCACAGCTGCGGCTACCGGGTCGCCGTCGACCGCACGGTCACCCCCGGGGGCGTCCGGATCGAGGGCCTGCGGCTGCTCGACGGCACCGACGGCGGGCGCGGCACCGCCGTGGTCGGCTTCCAGTACTACCCGGACGGCAACCTCGCCGGGGTGGTCGACTCCTCCGGCCTGCCCCACGTCCACGAGTACGACGAGGCCGGGCGGATGACCGCCTGGATCGACCGCAACGGCCACTCCTACGCGTACACCTACGACGAGGAGGGCCGGGCCGTCTCCGGGACCGGCGAGGAGGGCGTCCTCGCCGCGGCGTTCCACCACGACCCGCGGGCCCGGGTCACCGTCGCCACCGACAGCCTCGGCCACGCCACCGCCTACCACTACGACGAGCAGCACCGGGTGGTGCGGGTCGTCGACCCGCTCGGCCACGCCACCGGCACCGAGTACGACGAGCACGGCCGGGTGGTGGCCCGCACCGACGAACTCGGCCGCACCGTCCGCCTCCGGCTGGACGAACACGGCGACCCGGTCCGGGTCACCGCCCCCGACGGCAGCGAACTCACCATCCGCTACACGGAGTTGCGCCAGATCGCCGCCCTGGAAGAGAACGGCCGTATCGGCGCCGCCTTCGACTACGACGCCGCCGGGAACCTGCTCGGCCGCACCGACGCCGCCGGCGCCGTCACCCGCTACGCCTACGACGGCCAGGGGCGGATGACCGCGCTGACCGACCCGCTCGGCCGCACCCACCGGATCGCCACCGACCCCGCCGGGCTGATCACCGCCGTCACCGACCCGCTCGGCCGGACCGCGACCGTCGAGTACGACGCGTTCGGCCGGGTCGCCGCCGTCACCGACCCGCTCGGCGCCACCACCCGGCTCACCCGCCGGGTCGAGGGCCAGGTCACCGAGCGCCGCCACCCGGACGGCACCGCCGAAACCTGGAGCCACGACCCGAGGGCAACACGGTCGAGCAGCGCGACGCCGCAGGAGCCGTCGTCCGCTTCGAGACCGGCCCGTTCGGACGCCTGCGGCGGCAGGTCCGCGCCGACGGCGAGGTCCAGACCTTCCGCTACGACACCGAGCTGCGGCTCACCGCCGTGACCACCGGCGAGGCGGTCTGGGAGTACCACTACGACCCGGCCGGACACCTGGTGGCCGAACGCGACCTCAACGGCCGCACCCTGCGCCACACCAAGGACGCCGCCGACCAACTCCTCGCCACCACCGACCAGGACGGCCGCACCACCACCTTCGCGTACGACCCGCTCGGCCGGCTCGTCGAGCGCCGCGACCACGACGGCGCCACCACCACCCTCGGCTACGACGAGCACGGCCACCTCGCCGTCCTGACCGACGGCCGCTCCACCGTGACCTTCACCCACGACCCGGCCGGCCGGGTGCTGACCGAGGACGTCGACGGCCGCACCACCCGCTACCGCTACGACCCGCTCGGCCGCCGCACCGGCCGCACCACCCCCACCGGCCTCACCTCCACCTGGAGCTGGGACGAGGCCGACCGCCCCGCCGCGCTCACCACCCTGCTCGAGGAACTCACCTTCACCCGCGACGCGGCGGGCCGCGTCACCACCAGCCGCCTCGGCTCCGGCGCCGCCCTCACTCAGAGCTGGGACCCGTCCGGCCGACTGACCGGCCAGGCCCTCTGGGCCCGCACCGACGGCGCCCCCGCCCCGCTGCACCGGCGCGGCTACCGCTACCGCGCCGACGGCCTCCCCGAAGCCGTCACCGACACCCTCCGCGGCACCCGCACCTACGCCCTCACACCCGCCGGACGGATCACCCGCGTCACCGCCGACGACGCCGACGACGCCGGCGAGAGCTACGAGAGCTACGCCTACGACGCCCTCGGCGCCGTCACCCGCGCCCACGACACCCGCCGCCCGCAGGACGGCTGCGCCGGCGAACGCGCCTACACCGGCTCCCTGCTGCGCACCGCGGGCCGCACCGCCTTCGACCACGACGAGCGCGGCCGACTGGTCCGGCGCACCGTGCGCACCCTCTCCGGCGGGCGCCGCGAGTGGCACTACCACTGGGACGACCGGAACCGGCTGACCGGCCTCGACGCCCCCGACGGCACCCGCTGGGCCTACGGCTACGACGTCCTGGGCCGGCGCACCTCCAAGCACCTGCTGGACGCCGAGGGCCGGGTCCGCACCGACGCCGAACGGACCTGGTTCAGCTGGGACGACAACCAGCTCGCCGAGCAGCGCACCGTCCTGCCCAACGGCGCCGCCCGCACCGTCAGCTGGGACTGGGAGCCCGGCACCTGGCGGGCCGTCGCCCAGCGCGAACGGATCACCGGCCCCGACGGCGACCCGGTCGACGAGCGGTTCTACGCGATCGTCGCCGACCTGGTCGACGCGCCGAGCGAACTCGTCCACCCCGACGGCCGGATCGTCTGGCACGCGGACACCAACGTGTGGGGGCGCCGCTTCCGGCGACCCGCCGCCGACGGCGCCCCGACTGCCCGCTCGGGCGGCCCGGCCAGTACCACGACGCCGAATCCGGCCTGGAGTACAACTACTTCCGCTACTACGACCCGGCCACCGGCCGCTACCTGAGCACCGACCCGCTCGGCCAGGAGGCCGGACCCGACCCGCACGGCTACGTCCCCAACCCGCTGTACTGGACCGACCCGCTCGGCCTGGCCCCCAAGCAGCCCTCCGGCTGGGGCGGCTGGTACGGCAAGCTGACGCCCGCGAACTGGACCGACGGCAGCGACACCACCCGCTACGAGGTCAACCACATCCCGGCCAAGGCCACCTACCTGGGCCTGGGCACCCCCGACCTCAAGGAGAGCACCGGCCCGGCGATCCGGATGGAGTACGACGACCACCGCGACTTCATCAGCACCGGCTCCTCCGCCGCCAGCGAGCAGTGGCGCGCCACCCAGAAGAGCCTGATCCAGCAGGGCAAGTTCGACGAGGCGATGAAGATGGACATCGACGAGATCCGCCGCGTCCACGGCACCAAGTACGACGCCGCGATCAAGGACATGGTCGACTCGCTGCCCGGCAACCGGAAGTTCCAGAAGTACCTGGCGGGGAACGGCTGGAAGATCCGCACCTGCCTCCTACAATGACCGGCATGGACATCGACCTCGAACCGGCCCGGGGCATCACCGGCTTCCCGCTCGGGATGGCCGCCGAGGACCTCAAGACCGCCGCCGCCGCGCTCGGCCGGGTCAAGGTCAAGGACGAGGGCCTCGCCGGGCGGTTCGCCTACATGAAGGTCACCGCCCTGCACGAGCAGTTCGAGATCGTCTTCCACCTGGAGGACGGCCGCACCCTCACCGCCGCCGAGGTCTGGGCCCCGCGCCCCGGCCCGGAGCGGATCACCGTCCGGCTCGGCGGCACCGACGTCTTCGCCGTCCCCGCCCGGCAGTTGCTCGACGAGCTGCGCGCCGCCGGGCACACCGTCGTCGACAGGACCCAGCACGCCTACGTGACCGACCTGCCGCTCGGCCTCACCCGCACCGCCGGACACGACGTCCCGCTGGACACCGACGGGCAACCGCTCCACTTCCAGGCCGCCCTGGTCGCCAGCCCCGGCTACTACGACTTCCTGCTGCCCGCGGCCGAGTAGCCCGCCCCCTCCCGGAGGAACCCGTGTCCGCACCGCCCGGCCCCGTCGCGTTCGAACGGGTCGCCCCGGTGGTCCCGGTCCGCGACCTGGCCGCCGCCCTGGAGCGCTACGGCCGCCTCGGGTTCACCACCGAGCCGTACCAGGACGGTTCCGGGTACGGCTTCGTCTCGCGCGGCGCGGTGGAGCTCCACCTGACCGAGTGGCCGGAGCACGACCCGCTGCGCACCGGCGCGGTGCTCTACCTGTACGTGTCGGACGCGGACGCGCTGCACGCCGAGTGGGCGGCGGCGGCACCGCCGGGACGGCTGACCGAGCCGGCCGACACCCCGTACGGGCTGCGCGAGTTCGGCTACGTCGACCCGGAGGGCACGCTGCACCGGGTCGGCTCCCCGCTCGCCCGCTGAGCGGCCCGGGCCGGTGCGGGCCGGGCCGGGCTGGTGCGTGCCGGTCCGTGCCGGTGCGGGCCGGGTCGTCCGTCGGTGCTCCGGGGAGCCGTCCCCGTCCGTTCAAGAGGTGAATGCTGCACGCCACTTGACGGTGAGTCGTCACCCCCTCAACACTTCCGTACGAACCCAGAGAGCGCTCTCAACCAGTCGGGTTCAGCAGAAAGGCGAAACCATCCCTTCTCCCACTTCGGCCCGGCGTTCACTTCACGAAGCCGGACGAGAGGACCCCCATGCGAAGGACGACCGCCCTCTCCCACCCCACCCCCGGCAGGCCGCCCACCCCCGGGTGCTCGCGCTGCTCGCCGCGGTGGCGCTCACCCTCGCGGCCCTGTTCGGCCTGGCCGCCACCGCCGGCCCCGCCTCCGCCGCGGGCGACTACACCCAGAGCGCCACCCAGCTGAACGCCTCGCAGGTCAAGATCGTCTTCACCCCGACCACGCCCGCGCTCTACGTGGACGTCCACTACCTGGTCAACGGCGCCAACCAGCAGAACGTCCGGATGGCCAACAGCGCGGGCACCTGGAGCTGGACCGTCGGCTCGCTCACCACGGGCAACGCCCTGGAGTACTGGTTCACCTACGAGAAGAGCGGCCCGCAGTACGACAGCCCGCACTTCACCTTCACCGTGGGCGGCGGCGCGAGCAGCCCCAGCCCCAGCCCCAGTCCCAGCCCCACCGCCAGCGCCAGTCCCAGCAGCAGCCCCACCGGCGGCACCGGCGGGACCTGCCCGGCCCAGTCCGACACCCCGAACTTCGGGCCCAACGTGCACGTCTACGACCCGAGCATGTCCAGCGCCACCATCCAGGCCCAACTGGACGCCCACTTCAACCAGATGAAGGACACCCAGAGCGCCCAGTTCTCCGAGAACCGGGTCGCCGACCTGTTCAAGCCAGGCACCTACAACGTCAACGACAACGTCGGCTTCTACACCTCGGTCGCGGGCCTGGGCCAGAACCCCGGCGACGTCACCATCAACGGCAACATCACGGTGGACGCCTTCAACGCCTCGGACGCGGGCAACGCCACCCAGAACTTCTGGCGCTCCGCCGAGAACCTGGCCATCAACCCCGGCGGCGGCACCGACCGCTGGGCGGTCGCCCAGGCCGCCCGTTCCGGCGGATCGACGTGCGCGGCAACCTGGCGCTGTACCCGGCCAGTTACGGCTGGGCGAGCGGCGGCTACGTCGCCGACACCAAGGTCAGCGGGCAGGCCGCCTCGATCTCGCAGCAGCAGTGGTACACCCGTGACAGCAGCCTCGGCAGCTGGGACGGCGGCGTGTGGAACATGGTCTTCTCCGGCGTCCAGGGCGCCCCGGCCAACACCTTCCCCAACCCGCCCGAGACCACCCTCGCCACCACCCCGGTCTCCCGTGACGTGCCCTACCTGTACGTCGACGGCTCCGGCAAGTACCGGGTGTTCCTGCCCAGCCTGCGCACCAACGCCACCGGCCCGAGCTGGGCGTCCGGCAGCACCCCGGGCAGCTCGCTGCCGATGAGCCGGTTCTACGTGGTCAAGGCCGGCGACACCGCCGCGACCATCAACAACGCGCTCTCCCAGGGCTGCAACCTGTTCGTCACCCCCGGGGTCTACCACCTCAACCAGACCCTGAACGTGACCAGGGCCGACACCGTGGTCCTCGGCATCGGCTACCCGACCTTCGTCCCCGACAACGGCGTCAACGCGATGCAGGTCGCCGACGTCGACGGCGTCCGGCTCAAGGGCCTGCTCTTCGACGCCGGTACCACCAACTCGGCCGCCCTGCTGACCGTCGGCCCGAGCGGCTCCTCGGCCAACCACGCCGCCGACCCGACCACCATCCAGGACGTCTTCTTCCGGATCGGCGGCGAGTTCGCCGGCAAGGCCACCACCAGCCTGGTCGTCAACAGCAACAACACGATCATCGACCACATCTGGGCCTGGCGCGCCGACCACGGCAATGCGGGCACCGTCGGCTGGACGGTCAACACCGCCGACAACGGCGTGGTCGTCAACGGCAACAACGTGCTGGCCACCGGCCTGTTCGTCGAGCACTACCAGAAGTACGAGGTCACCTGGAACGGCCAGAACGGCAGGACGATCTTCTTCCAGAACGAGATGCCGTACGACGTGCCCAACCAGGCGGCCTGGAAGTCGCCGTCCGGCCTGAACGGCTACGCGGCCTACAAGGTCGGCAGCAACGTCACCAGCCACGAGGCGTGGGGGCTGGGCAGCTACTGCTACTTCAACGTCAACCCGGCGGTGAACGCCTACCACGCGTTCGAGGTGCCGAACACGGCGGGCGTCAAGTTCCACGACGCGCTGACGGTCTCCCTCGGGTACCAGGGCACGATCTCCCACGTCATCAACGACACCGGAGGCGTCACCCCGGACGGGACCGTCCCGGTCAACGTGGTCGCCTACCCGTGATGACCATGTGCTGAACGAAGGGCGGGCGGCGGGCCGAAGGGCCCGCCGCCCGCCCCTGCCATACGGACGCGGGACCGGTCAGGGGTGCGGGACGAGGGCCACCGGGGCGGTGCTGTGCTGGACGGCGGCGTGGGCCACCGCGCCCAGGTCGCTGCCGAGCAGGTGCGGGCGGCGGCCGACCACCACCAGGTCGGCGTGCTCGGCGGCGGCGACCACCGCGCCGACGGCGCCCCCGAGGCGGGCCTCGACGCGCAGTTCGACCTCCGGGTGGGCGGCGGCGGCACCGGCCAGTGCCCGGGTCAGATCGGCTTCGATCTGCGCGCTCCGGTGGTCCGGGTCCGGGTCCGGCGGCAGCCAGCCGGGCGCCCCCGCCCAGAGCGGGACCATCTCCCAGCCGTGCACCGCCCGCACCACGGCGCCCGAGCGGGCCGCCTCGGCGAGCGCGAACTCCACGGCGGGCAGCGAGGAATCGCCCGCCAGGGCCACCACGATCTCCGGCCGGGCCGTGGCCCCGCCCAGCCTGGTGGGAGTGCCCACCGCCGCACCCGAGCCCGGCATCGCGGGCGCCTCCACCGCCGTGAGGGTGTCCGTGTCCGTGTCCATCGCGGTGTCCGTCGCCGCCGGCAGTGTGGCGGTGGCCGCCCCGCGGGCACGGGCACGGGCACGGGTGCAGGCACGGGTGCGGTCGTGGGCACGGGTGCGGTCGCGGCCGTCAGCGTCTCGGCCTCCGCCACCACCTCGGCCTCCATCCGGGCGTCCGGCTCGACCGGTACGTCCACGTCCGTGCGCGCCGCCACCCCGCGTGCGGGTCCCCGAGCGGCTGCGCGGCGTTCTCCTCGGCGGGGTGCTCCCGGACCAGGACCACCGGGCAGGCGGCCCGGGCGGCGACCGAGAGGGCCACCGAGGTGCCCAGCATGTCGGCCAGGGCGCCCGGGCCGTGCGAGCCGAGCACCACCAGGTCGTAGCCGGCGGCCAGTTCGAGCAGGGCGTCGGTGGGGTCGCCGGCGGCGGCCTGGGTGCACACCGACAGCTCCGGGTGGGCGGCCAGCAGGTCCGCCGCCAGGGTCTCCAGGTCGTCGTGCTCGGCCTGCTGGAGCGGGGCGGCGTCCGGGCCCTCCGGCCCGGCGGTGCCGAGCCAGTGCCAGACCCGGAGCAGAGTCAGTTCCGCCTCGCGCCGCACGGCCTCCGCCGCCGCCCACTCCACCGCGGCCCGGGACTGCGGGGAGCCGTCGTAGCCGCTCAGGATCTTCTGCGTCATGGTCCACGTCCCCTCTCGCGCCGGACGGCCGACCGCCGTCCATGGCGGTCGTCGGCTACCCCGCTGAGCGGCGGACATGCGGGGACGGGTGGTGCGGGTGGGGCTGGGCCGCGCGGGTGAGCGTGCCCGGCCCCGGGTGCGAGATCCCCGGGGCCGGCCGGAGCGGGTGCCAGAGTGGCCGTGGTTCCGATCATCAGACCGAGGACGGTGGACACCGGTGTCCCGTGCCACACCCCGATCCTGGCGGGCCGCGGCCCTGCTGCTGGCAGCGCTCCTGTTCGTTCCGGCGGTCCCGGCCGCCGCCGACCCCGCGCCCCCACCGGCCGGCGCCGACCCGGCCGGCGCCGACCGGGCCGGAGCGGCCACCGGGGCGGACCGGCCGCTCGACCGGCTGGCCGCGGACGTCGCCGAGGCCCGGCACGCCGCCGAGACCGCCGAACAGCAGTACACCGCCGCCGCCGGGGAGTTGGCGCAGCGCCGGAAGGACTCGGCGGACGCCGCCCGGCAGGCCGACCGGCAGCGCGCACGGCTCACCGAGGCCGAGACGGAGGCCGCCCGGCTGGTCGCCGAGCAGTACCGCAGCGGCGGACTCGGCTCGCTGGCCCGGCTGTTCCTCGCCGACCGGCCCGAGGACTTCCTCGACCGGCAGCAGCGCGCCGCGTCCGACACCCGCAGCGCCGCGGCCGTGCTGCGCGACCTGCGCGAGGCCCGCAACCGGATGGTGCTGCTCTCCGAACAGGCCGCGCAGGCCGAGCAGTCGGCGTCCGCCGCCGCCGACCGGGCCCGACGGGCCCTGGACCAGGCCCGGCAGGGCGCCGCCCGCACCGAACAGCTGCTGGCCGCCGCCACCGCCGAGCAACTCGGCCTGCTGGAACAGCGCGAGAACGCCCTCGCCGCCGACGCGGACCGCCAACTCCTCACCGCGAGCCCCGGCGGCGGGGCGTCCGCGGCCGGACGCCGGGCCGTCGAGTTCGCCCTCGCCCAGCGCGGCAAGCCCTACCTGTGGGGCGGCGCGGGCCCCGACGCGTTCGACTGCTCCGGCCTCACCTCGCAGGCCTGGCAGGCCGCCGGCGTCCCGATCCCGCGCACCAGCCAGCAGCAGTGGGCCGCCCTGCGCCACATCGCCCTGCGCGACCTGCGCCCCGGCGACCTGGTCATCTACCACGGCGACGCCGGCCACGTCGCGCTCTACCTGGGCGCCGGCGCCGTCGTCCACGCCCCGCACACCGGCACCGTGGTCAAACTCGCCCCCGTCACCATGCTCCCCATCCTGGGCGCCGTCCGCCCCGACCCGGACACCCCGGCCGAACCCGCACCCCCGGCCCCGCCCGCGCCTGCCGCGCCCGCGCCCACCGAAGCCGTGCCGCACCCCTGACGGCAGATCGACGAGGCCCCCCGAGGTGCCCGGCCCCGGCGGCCGAGGGCGCCCCACCGTCCGGTGGGACGGCCGGGGTTGGCAGGATGGCCGGTCAGGGGCGGGCCGTGCGAGTGGAGGGTGGGACGGGTGGGCGGTTGGGAGCGGGCACTGGACGCGGCGGGGGTGCGGGAGCCCGCGCTGCGGGCGGCGTACGGGCGGGAGCGCGAGCAGGTGGTGGCGTACAAGCGGGAGGTGGCGCTGGCCGCCGGGCTGCTGCTGCCGCCCGGGACACTGCCGCACGTGATCGTCGCGACCGCGTTCATGCACCGCACCGACGACCTGCTGGACAGCGGGCCGCCCGCCACCCGCCGGGCCGCGTCCACCCGCTGGCGCGAGGAGGTGACCGCGGCGCTCGACACCGGCCGCACCGACCGGCCGGAGCTGCGGCCGCTGCTCGACAGCGCCGAGGCCCGGCCCGTGCTGCGCGCCCGGGTGCGGGACTTCCTCGCGGCCGCGGACGCCGACCTCGACTTCGCGGGCTTCGCCACCGAGGCCGACTACCAGGCCTACCTGGACGGTTACTCGCTGCCCGGCTTCATGGTCGTCGCCGCGCTGCTCGGCCCGGACGGCGACCAGACCGCCTACCGCGCCGCCTGCCGGACGTTCATCGACTCCAGCCAGCGGCTCGACTTCGTCAACGACCTGGCCGAGGACCTCGCCGACGGCCGCCTCACCCTCCCGCGGCAGACCCTGGCCGAGTACGGCGTCACCCGCGCCGACCTGACGGGCGGGGCGGCGACCGGGCCGGTCCGGGCCCTGCTCGGCGCGCTGCTGGACCGGGCCGACCGCGACCGCGCCGCGAGCGGCGCGCTCGTCGACCTGGTGCCGCCCGCCCACCGGCCGATGGTCCGCTGCCTCGTCGGCGTCGAGCAGCTCACCGCCACCGCGGCCCGGGCCGACCTCGACGCCCTGCTGCGCCGCTCCGCGAG
This is a stretch of genomic DNA from Kitasatospora fiedleri. It encodes these proteins:
- a CDS encoding universal stress protein: MTQKILSGYDGSPQSRAAVEWAAAEAVRREAELTLLRVWHWLGTAGPEGPDAAPLQQAEHDDLETLAADLLAAHPELSVCTQAAAGDPTDALLELAAGYDLVVLGSHGPGALADMLGTSVALSVAARAACPVVLVREHPAEENAAQPLGDPHAGWRRARTWTYRSSRTPGWRPRWWRRPRR
- a CDS encoding universal stress protein → MDTDTDTLTAVEAPAMPGSGAAVGTPTRLGGATARPEIVVALAGDSSLPAVEFALAEAARSGAVVRAVHGWEMVPLWAGAPGWLPPDPDPDHRSAQIEADLTRALAGAAAAHPEVELRVEARLGGAVGAVVAAAEHADLVVVGRRPHLLGSDLGAVAHAAVQHSTAPVALVPHP
- a CDS encoding squalene/phytoene synthase family protein; this translates as MGGWERALDAAGVREPALRAAYGREREQVVAYKREVALAAGLLLPPGTLPHVIVATAFMHRTDDLLDSGPPATRRAASTRWREEVTAALDTGRTDRPELRPLLDSAEARPVLRARVRDFLAAADADLDFAGFATEADYQAYLDGYSLPGFMVVAALLGPDGDQTAYRAACRTFIDSSQRLDFVNDLAEDLADGRLTLPRQTLAEYGVTRADLTGGAATGPVRALLGALLDRADRDRAASGALVDLVPPAHRPMVRCLVGVEQLTATAARADLDALLRRSASPAKPALLRLLAREYLRARRVRRVRAGRRGR
- a CDS encoding C40 family peptidase, with amino-acid sequence MSRATPRSWRAAALLLAALLFVPAVPAAADPAPPPAGADPAGADRAGAATGADRPLDRLAADVAEARHAAETAEQQYTAAAGELAQRRKDSADAARQADRQRARLTEAETEAARLVAEQYRSGGLGSLARLFLADRPEDFLDRQQRAASDTRSAAAVLRDLREARNRMVLLSEQAAQAEQSASAAADRARRALDQARQGAARTEQLLAAATAEQLGLLEQRENALAADADRQLLTASPGGGASAAGRRAVEFALAQRGKPYLWGGAGPDAFDCSGLTSQAWQAAGVPIPRTSQQQWAALRHIALRDLRPGDLVIYHGDAGHVALYLGAGAVVHAPHTGTVVKLAPVTMLPILGAVRPDPDTPAEPAPPAPPAPAAPAPTEAVPHP
- a CDS encoding bleomycin resistance protein produces the protein MSAPPGPVAFERVAPVVPVRDLAAALERYGRLGFTTEPYQDGSGYGFVSRGAVELHLTEWPEHDPLRTGAVLYLYVSDADALHAEWAAAAPPGRLTEPADTPYGLREFGYVDPEGTLHRVGSPLAR